Within the Streptomyces vilmorinianum genome, the region GGCAATATTTTCGGGGCAAACAGGGCAATGGTTCACCGGTTCCGGTGATAAGTGGGTGCAGCGCCGCTTGTCGTTTCATCTCCCCGGTGGCCGTGGTGCGACGTTGGCGCCGCTCGCACGCCGTACGGAACCGAGGAGAGGTGGGCGGATGACTGCCGCCGGGAGAAGGAACACCGTCCGCAGGAGGACACTTGCCGCCGGCGCCCTCGCCGTCGCCCTGGCCACCGGCCTCGCCGGCTGCTCGGGCTCCGAAGGGGCGGCCCCGGCGCCGGGTGCCCCGGCGGCGAAGAAGGGCCCGGCCGCGGCTCCGCAGAGCGCGGTACGCCTCATCGGCGACGGCTCCACCGCCTTCACGGGCGCCCAGCCCCACCAGCCCGTCTGGCAGCGCCTGAAGCCGGGTGAGCAGCCCCCGCAGTTCGTGGTGTTCTCCTGGGACGGCGCCGGCGAGGACAGCCAGAAGCTCTTCTCCCACTTCCGCAAGGTGGGCAAGACGTACGGCGCGACGATGACGTACTTCCTCAGCGGCGTGTACCTGCTGCCCGAGGACAAGCGGAAGCTCTACAACCCGCCGCAACACGCCCCAGGCCGCTCGGACATCGGCTTCAACGACGTCCAGGGCATCCGCGACACCGTCCGCGAGCTGCGCGGCGCCTGGCAGGAGGGCAACGAGGTCGGCACGCACTTCAACGGGCACTTCTGCGGCAAGGACGGCGGCGTCGGCACCTGGTCGGTCGAGGAGTGGAAGAGCGAGATCAGCCAGGCCAAGTCCTTCGTGAAGAACTGGAAGACGAACTCCGGCCTCACCGCGGAGCAGCCGCTTCCGTTCGACTACGACAAGGAGTTGATCGGCGCCCGCACCCCGTGCCTGGAGGGACGCAAGAACTTCGTCAAGGCGGCGTCCCAGATGGGCTTCCGCTACGACACCAGTGGCGTCAACGACCAGATCTGGCCCAAGAAGGACCACGGCCTGTGGGACCTGTCGATGCAGCTCGTCCCGGTCCCGGGCCGCGCGTTCCAGACGCTCTCCATGGACTACAACTTCCTGGTCAACCAGTCCGGTACGACCAAGGGCGACCCGTCCATGCACGAGTTCTGGGGCAACCAGATGCGTGACGGCCTGGTGCAGGCCTTCAACCGCTCGTACCACGGCAACCGGGCGCCGCTGATCATCGGCAACCATTTCGAGTCCTGGAACGGCGGCACGTACATGCGCGCCATCGAGGAGACCATCGCCACGGTCTGCGTCCAGAAGGACGTGAAGTGCGTGTCCTTCCGGCAGCTCGCGGACTGGCTGGACGCCCAGGACCCGGCGGTGATCGAGAAGATGCGGACCCTGAAGGTCGGCGAGGCCCCGCAGGACGGCTGGGCGGCCTTCCTGGCCCCCCAGCCGGCGGCGGCCCCCGCGCAACCCGACGTCACACAGGCCGAGCGCCCCTGAGCCCCTCGCACCGCCCTCGCACCCTCGGCGCCTTGCGGGCTTCGGTGTGCTGCGCCGGCCTTCGGCCGTCGGTCGTGGGCGCCGTCAGCTGGGCTGGGGGACGGCGAGCGCCTCGCCGAGCACGAAGCCGGGGTCGACCTGCGCAGCCAGGTCCGCCCCGGGCCCCTCTTCCTTCTGCGCCCCTCGCACCGCGCGGCGCCGGGGGCGCCTTGCGGGCTTCGGTGTGCTGCGCCGGCCTTCGGCCGTCGGTCGTGGGCGCCGTCAGCTGGGCTGGGGGACGGCGAGCGCCTCGCCGAGCACGAAGCCGGGGTCGACCTGCGCAGCCAGGTCCGCCCCGGTTTTGGCGTTGCCCCAGCTCTCCGCGTTCCGCAGGTGGAAGTGGACCATCTGGCGCGTGTACCGCTCCCAGTCGCGGTGGGCGTACGAGTCGTCCGCCGCGTCCTGCAGGGCCTGCAGCGCCATCCGGTTGTCCGCCTCCAGGAGCTCGAAGCGGGCCGGGCGGCCCTTCTCCATCGCGCGGACCCAGTCCGAGTGGCCCACCGTCACCAGCAGGTCGTCCCCGATCTCGGCGCGCAGGAAGTCCATGTCGTCCCGGCCCTGCACCTTGTTGCCGACGACCTTGAGCGCGACGCCGAAGTCCCGCGCGTACTCCTTGTACTGGCGGTAGACCGAGACGCCCTTGCGGGTCGGCTCGGCGACCAGGAAGGTCATGTCGAAGCGGGTGAACATCCCGGAGGCGAAGGAGTCCGAGCCCGCCGTCATGTCGACGACGACGTACTCGTCCTCCCCGTCGACCAGGTGGTTCAGGCACAGCTCCACCGCCCCGACCTTGGAGTGATAGCAGGCCACCCCCAGATCCGACTCGGTGAACGGACCCGTCGCCATCAGCCGGATGTCGCCGTCGTCGAGGCGCACGGTCCGCGCGCACGCCTCGTACACCGGGTTGTCCTCGCGGACCCGCAGAAGCCGCGAACCCTCCCCGGGCGGGGTCGTCTTGATCATCGTGTCGGCCGAGGCGATCCTCGGATTGGAGCCCCGCAGGTACTCCTTGATCAGCGGCAGATGCGCGCCCATCGCGGGCAGCGCCGCCGCCTCGGTCTCGTCCAGGCCGAGCGCGGCCCCGAGATGCTGGTTGATGTCGGCGTCCACCGCGATGACAGAGGCCTCGTTGGCGGCGAGATGGCGGATGAAGAGGGAGGACAGCGTCGTCTTCCCGCTGCCGCCCTTCCCTACGAAAGCGATCTTCATGTTCACGTAGGGTAGTGGCACATGCGCTGCCCGTGGTCAAGGTGCGTGAAGAAGACCACTCCAAGGTGGGGTCCTGGCCCGGGGCGCGTAGCCTCCCTACTTATGAGTACGCACGCCTCTGACCCCCTGGCCGCCCTCGGCTCCCTGCCGGGCGTCGCCGAATCGGTGGACTCCGTACGCAAGGCCGTCGACCGGGTCTACGGGCACCGCGTGATGCGGCGCCGCAGCAACGAGATCACCTCCGAGGCCGCCCTGCGCGGAGCGCGTGCCTCGGCCGCGCTCTCCGGCGCCGACTGGGCCCTTGAGGAGGTCCGCCGCCGCACCGACTTCGGCGGGGACGCCGAGGCACGCACGGTGGGCGCGGCCCTGAGGCTGGGCGCCGAGGCCGGCCAGCTGCTCTCCATCTGGCGCCAGTCGCCCCTGCGGGTGCTCGCCCGGCTCCATCTGGTGGCCGCGGGTGACTCGGCCGACTTCGGCGACTCGGTCGGCAGGCCGCGCCAGGCCGGCGAGGCGGTCGACGAGCCGCTGATCGAGGCGCCGCTGCCGGACCCGGCGGAGGTCGCGGGGCGGCTCGACGGGCTCTCGGAGCTGATCATCGCGGGTGGTACGGCTCCGGCGCTCGTGACGGCCGCCGTGGTGCACGGCGAACTCCTCGCGCTGCGCCCCTTCACCTCGTACAACGGGCTGATCGCGCGGGCTGCCGAGCGGATCGTGCTGATCGGCAGCGGCCTCGACCCCAAGTCGATCTGCCCGGCCGAGGTCGGCCATGCGGAGCAGGGGCGTGCCGCGTACGTCGCGGCGTTCGAGGCATATCTGTCGGGGACCCCGGAGGGCATGGCCGCCTGGATCGCCCACTGCGGGCGGGCGGTCGTGCTGGGCGTCCGGGAGTCGACGGCGGTCTGCGAGGCGCTCCAGCGCGGCGCCGCTTGATCGATCCCCTGCGCAAAGGGTTGCGGCGGTACCGATTGGTACCGCCGCTGGCACGTCCGCCGAGTTACCAAGCGTCCTCGATATGTGCCCATCAGGCGGGGATTCTTTGCCCGTCGCCTGGTGCGGCTGGCCCGTAATCGACGGGTCGACGTCGCGTGGGTGCTCAGTTTCTGTGCATGGTCCGTGGGGCCTTCTTGCTCAACAGGTGATCCTCTCGGATGTCCTAGGTCTCGCGGGCCTGATTCCTTTCTACTCCTGTCGGATGGGATGCGAAAGTCCTGGTTCCGCTTCTTTGCTTTCGCATCAAATCCGGGCAAAGCGATCGGCGAGAGCGGTGCGACGCCGACGGTTGGCGTACCAGACGAGTCCGGCGGTCGCCGCTGCCGCGCCCACCGCGGCCGCGGCCACGAGAGCGGGGCGCGGCGGCATCCGGAACTCCGGCAGCCGCTGCTTGAGCCGCACCGGCTTCTCGAAGACCAGGATCGGCCAGTCCCGTGCGGTGGCCTCGCGGCGGAGCGTCCGGTCGGGATTGACCGCGTAGGGGTGGCCCACGGCCTCCAGCATCGGCACGTCGGTCGCCGAGTCGCTGTACGCGTAACAGCGCGAGAGGTCGTAGCCCTCCGACTCCGCGAGCTCCCGGACCGCCTCCGCCTTGGTGGGCCCATAGGCGTAGTACTCCACCTCTCCGGTGAAGCAGCCGTCGTCGCCGACGACCATCCGGGTCGCGACGACCCGGTCGGCGCCGAGCATCTCGCCGATCGGCTCCACCACCTCGGCGCCCGAGGTGGAGACGATCACGACATCGCGGCCGGCGGCGTGGTGCTCCTCGATGAGGGAGGCAGCCTCGTCGTAGATGATCGGGTCGATCAGATCGTGCAGAGTCTCGGCGACAAGCTCCTTGACCTGCGAGACGTTCCAGCCTTTGCAGAGCGCGGAAAGATATTCGCGCATCCGCTCCATCTGATCGTGGTCGGCGCCGCCCACGAGGAAGACGAACTGGATGTAGGCCGTCCGCAGGACGGCACGGCGGTTGATCAGTCCGCCTTGGTAGAAGGACTTGCTGAAGGTCAGCGTCGACGACTTCGCAATGACCGTCTTGTCCAGGTCAAAGAAGGCGGCTGTGCGCGGCAACGAGTGGTTTTTCACGAGCCGAGCATAGGTGCCCGCCATTCGGCGTACGCTGGCGCGTGTGGGTTTGCCTGAGAAGGCTCTCGGGTACACCATGGAAGTCACGGATCGTTCGCGACCGTGCTAACCCGGTCCGGCTCCTCCCCCCCCGAGTCGGCCGGAGAGACGACCCCCGCTCTCCCCCCCGGCGGGGGTCGTCGCATGTCCGGACGCCTTTTCGTCCGCCGGATCCTCATGTGTCCCCCTCTCGTCGGCCGTGTGGCCGCGGCTGCGTGATGCCCCTGTTTCGTCACTCAGCGTAGTGGATGGAGTGCTCTCCGGACATCCCCGGTATGGGGCACGGGGATATTCACAACCGGTGAGTTATCCACAGTTTTTGAGCAAGATCCACACGATTTCCGAGATGGCGGCACGGTGATTCCGCCGCGAACTCCGCGGACGGAAGGAATCACCGATCTCGGCCGCGCGACGGGCGCGGGCGGGATCACGTGGACAGGGGGCGTGTGCTGTGGCGGGAACCATGACTTTCAGAACTCCGGCGGCGTTGAGGGCCTCGGGGGCGGAGACGGCCGGTGCCGGACGCCGGGCCGGACCGCTGATCGTGACCGAGGACCTCGCGCTCCTCGACGACCTGCTGCGGCTGTGCGCCGCTGCGGGCGCCGAGCCCGAGGTGCACCACACGGTGCCGGAACGCCGCGCGAGCTGGGCCGACGCCCCGCTCGTCCTGGTCGGCGACGACGCCGCGGCCCGCTGCCGCGGGGCCGCGCGCAGGCAGGGGGTGATCCTCGTCGGCCGGGAATCTGGCGAGCTCGACGACCCCGGCGTGTGGCGGCGGGCCGTCGAGATCGGCGCCGACTGTGTGCTGCGGCTGCCGGACGCCGAGAGCTGGCTCGTCGACCGGATCGCCGACGCCGCCGAAGGCGCGGGCCGGCAGGCGCTGACCGTCGGTGTCATCGGCGGGCGGGGCGGCGCCGGCGCCTCGACGCTGGCCTGTGCCCTCGCGCTGGCCGCCGCCAGGACCGGCCGGCGCACCCTGCTCGTGGACGGCGACCCGCTCGGCGGTGGACTCGACGTCCTGCTGGGCGGCGAGCGGGCGGAGGGCAGGCGCTGGCCCGACTTCGCCGCCTCCAAGGGGCGGGTGGCCGGCGGCGCGCTCGAGGAGTCCCTGCCGTCGGTGCGCGGGCTGCGAGTGCTCAGCTGGGACCGGGGCGACTCGGTCCTCGTGCCGCCCGATGCCATGCGCGCGGTGCTCGCCGCGGCGCGCAGGCGCGGCGGGATCGTCGTCGTGGACCTGCCCCGCCGGGTCGACGGGGCGGTGACGGAGGCGCTGGCCCAGCTCGACCTCGGACTCCTCGTCGTCCCCGGCGAGTTGCGCGCCGTCGCCGCGGCCCAGCGGGTCGCCACCCTCGCGGGCACGGTGCTGCGCGATCTCCGCGCGGTGGTACGCGGCCCTTACGCACCCGGGCTCGACGAGCAGTGGGTCGCGGACGCACTGCGGCTGCCGCTCGCCGGTGAACTCCCGCATGATCCGGGCCTCGTGGCCGCTCTCGACACCGGTGCCCCGCCGGGCGGCGAGGCACGGGCGCCCCTGGGCCGGTTCTGCGCGCAGTTCTGGGAGCGTGCCCTGACCCCGGACGGGGCGTCGTGAACGCCGGGGTGCCCGCGGGTGGCGCGGGGCTTCTGGAGGCCGTACGGCAGCGGCTCGCGGAGAGCGGGGCCGAGCCGACACCGGCGAGGGTCGCCGCGGCGCTGCGGGCCCAGGGGCGGCTCCTGGGCGACGCGGAAGTCCTGGGCGCGGCCGAGGCGTTGCGCAGCGAGCTGATCGGCACCGGGCCGCTGGAACCGCTGCTCGCCGATCCCGCGGTCACCGACGTGCTGGTCTCGGCGCCCGACGAGGTCTGGGTCGACCGCGGCGCCGGTCTCGAACGCACCGGGGTCCGCTTCCCGGACGCGCCCGCCGTGCGCCGCCTCGCGCAGCGGCTCGCGGCGGTGGCCGGCAGGCGGCTGGACGACGCCCGGCCCTGGGTGGACGCCCGACTGCCGGACGGGACCCGGATGCATGCCGTACTGCCGCCCGTGGCGGTCGGCTCGACCTGTCTGTCGCTGCGGGTGGTGCGGCCACGCGCCTTCTCCGTGGGGGAGTTGACCGCGGCGGGCACGGTCCCGCCGGGCGGGGAGCGGATCCTGCGTGCGCTGATCGAGGCCCGGGTCTCGTATCTGATCAGCGGCGGTACGGGTTCGGGGAAGACGACGCTGCTGTCCACCCTGCTCGGTCTGGTCGGCGAGCGCGAGCGGATCGTCCTGGCCGAGGACTCGGCCGAGCTGCGGCCCGACCATCCGCATGTGGTGCGCCTGGAGGCGCGGCCGGCGAACCAGGAGGGCGCGGGTCTCGTGACGCTGCGGGACCTGGTCCGCCAGGCGCTGCGGATGCGGCCGGACCGGCTCGTGGTCGGCGAGGTCCGGGGAGGGGAGGCGGTCGATCTCCTCGCAGCTCTCAATACGGGCCATGAGGGCGGCTCGGGAACGGTCCACGCGAACACGGCGGCGGATGTACCGGCCCGCCTCGAAGCCCTCGGGACGGCCGCGGGGCTCGACCGGGCGGCGCTGCACAGCCAGTTGGGGGCCGGGCTCTCGGCGGTGCTGCATCTCGTACGGGACCGGGCGGGCCGTCGTCGGATCGCCGAGATCCATGTCCTCGAACGGAACCGGGAGGGGCTGGTGGTGACCGTGCCCGCGCTGCGCTGGGGCGCGGACGGGTTCGAGCGGGAGCGGGGCTGGGAGCGGCTGCGGTCGCTGATCGGGGGTGTGTCGTGGTGAGGGAGCAGGCGCTGGCCCAGGGCGCGGCGGCCCTGTGCGCCGGGGCCGTGATGTGGCGGGTGGCCGAGCGGGAGCGGGGACTGCGCAGGGCCCGGGCGGTCGTGGCGGGTGCGGGGGTTCCGGGGGCTCCGGGGGACCTGGGGGCACCGGGGCGCGGGTGGCCGTCGGTGCGGGCACTGGGCGAGCGGTGGTGGGCCGTGGTGCGGGGGCGGCGTGCCTGGCTGTGTCTGCCGGTGGCGGTGGTGCTCGCGTTCCTCGGGGAGTCGCCGCTGCCGCTGGTGGCGGGGGTGCTCGCGGTGCCGTTGGTGGGGCGGAGGCTGCGGGCGGCCGGGCTTCGCAAGGAGCGGGAGGCGCGGGCCGACGCGGTCGTGGCCCTGTGCGGCGCGGTGGCCGGTGAGTTGAGAGCGGGCCGCCAGCCCGCGCAGGCACTGCTCTTCGCGGTCAGGACGACCGGGGCGCTGGGCCCTGGTGAGGAGGCGGAGGTGCTTGCGGCGGCCCGGTTCGGCGGGGACGTGGCCCAGGCGCTGCGGCGCGCGGCACGCCAGGACGGGGCCGACGGTCTGGCCGGTCTCGCCGCCTGCTGGCAGGTCGCGGTGGACGGAGGCGCGGGACTGGCCGCCGGGATCGACCGGCTGGAGGCCGCGCTGCGGGAGCACCGCGACCAGCGGGAGCGGCTGAGGGCCCAACTGGCCGGGGCCTGGGCGACGGTGACCGTCCTCGCGGTGCTCCCGGCGGTGGGGCTCGCCCTCGGGACGGCGCTGGGCGCACGGCCGCTGCACGTGCTGCTGCACACGCCGGTGGGCCTGGCGTGTCTGGCCGTCGGCGGGGTCCTGGAGGCGGCCGGGCTGTGGTGGGCCGCCCGGATCGTCCGAGGAGGGGAGCGGGCATGAGCGGACTGGCGGGCCCGGAAGGGCTCTTGGGGGAGTTCGTCCACAGGCTGGGGGTGGTGGGCGCGCTGGCCGGCTCGGCCGCCTGGGCGGTCTGGACCGTGGCTGCCGGGCGGCGCGAGCGGCGGACACGGAAGCGGATCGCGGCCCTGCTGGAGGCCGGGTTCGAGCGCGCCGGACAGCGCCGGAGGGTGTTTCCGCCCTGGCTGTGGAGCTGGGCCGGGCCGCTCACGGCGGCCGCCGTCGCCTGGGCCCTGATCGGCGGGGCGGTCGGCCTCCTGGCGGGGATCGCGGCAGGTTGGGGTGTGCGGCGGTGGAGCGCGCGCCGTGCCCCGGCGGCCGGCGACGAGGGGGAGGCCGTACGGCAGCTCCCGCTCGCGGCCGACCTGCTGGCGGCCTGCGCGTCGGCCGGGGCGGGGCCCGGTGAGGCCGCGGAGGCCGTGGGACGGTCCCTGGGCGGACCGGTCGGCGAGCGGCTGGCGCGGACGGCCGCGGAGCTGCGGCTGGGCGGCGAACCGGCCGAGGTGTGGCGGAGGTTCGGCGCGATACCCGGCGCCGAGGGCCTGGCCCGCTGCCTGGAACGGGCCGGCTCCTCCGGGGCGCCCGCCGCGGAGGCCGTCTCGAAACACGCGGCCGATCTGCGGGCGGACCGGGCGCGGAAGAACGCGGCCCGGGCACAGCGGGCGCAGGTGCTGATCACCGCGCCCGTGGGCCTCTGCTTCCTGCCCGCCTTCCTGGCGGTGGGGGTGGCCCCGGTCGTGATCGGCCTGGCGAGCGGGCTGCTGCGGCCATGACGGACATCGAACTCGACGACGACACATGGGGATGAGCATGAAGAGCGTGAGCACATGGTGGCGGGCCCGGTGGGACCGTGTCACCGCCCGGCGGGACGCGGGGATGACCACGTCCGAGTACGCGATGGGGACGATCGCGGCCGCGGCCTTCGCCGCCGTGCTGTACAAGATCGTGACCAGTGGTTCGGTCTCCGGCGCGCTGGAGTCCGTGATCGGCAAGGCGCTCGATGCGCCGTTCTGAGGACCGGGGCGCAGTGACCGTGGAGGCGGCGATGGCCCTGCCGGCCCTGGTGGTGTTCACCATGGCGCTGGTCTGGGCGCTCGCCGCGGCGGCGGCGCAGATCCAGTGCGTCGACGCGGCACGGGCCGGGGCGCGGGCGGCCGCCCGGTCGGAGCCGGTGGCCGGCGCCGAGGCCGCCGCCCGGGCCGCCGCGCCCGAGGGGGCCACGGTCTCCGTCACCCGTTCGGGCGAGCTGTGGCGGGTGACGGTGGAGGCGCCGGCGCCCGGGCCCGGCGGGATGGGGCTCACCCTGCGCGCCGGAGCGGCGGCGCTCGCCGAGGACGCGGTGGGGGTGGCGGCGCCATGAGCACGGGCAAGCCGGCCGGGGCGCGCGGCGACCGGGGGATGGCGACGGTGTGGACCGCGTTCGCGGCCTGCGTGCTGTGCGTGGTGTTCGGGGCGGTCCTCGCGCTGGGGCAGGCGGTGGCGGCCCGGCACCGGGCGGGCGGCGCGGCGGACCTGGCCGCGCTCGCCGCCGCCGACCGGGCCCTGTGGGGCGAGGAGACGGCCTGCGCGGCGGCGGCCCGCGTGGCGGACGCCCAGGGAGCCTCGGTGGTGCGGTGCTCGGTGCGGGGCGACGTCGCGGACGTGACCGCGGCGGTGCGCCTGGGGCCGTACGCGCCGGCGGTCAGGGCGCGGGCGGGGCCTCCGGAGGCTCTTCCGGGGCTTCCCGCAGCAGTTCCGTGAGGAGGCGGACGGCGCCGCGCTTGTGGAGCGGGTCGTTGCCGTTGCCGCACTTGGGGGACTGGATGCAGGAGGGGCAGCCCGCCTCGCACTCGCAGGAGGCGATCGCCTCGCGGGTGGCCGTGAGCCAGGCGCGGGCGGTGTGGAAGGCCCGCTCGGCGAAGCCGGCGCCGCCCGGATGCCCGTCGTAGACGAAGACGGTGGGCAGCAGGGTGTCGGGGTGGAGCGGGACGGAGACCCCGCCGATGTCCCAGCGGTCGCAGGTGGCGAAGAGCGGCAGCATGCCGATCGAGGCGTGTTCGGCGGCGTGCAGGGCGCCCCCGAGGATCTCCGGGTTGATCCGGGCGGCGTCCAGCTGGTCCTCGGTGACCGTCCACCAGACCGCCCGGGTGCGCAGGGTGCGGGGCGGCAGGTCGAGCTTGGTCTCGCCGAGCACCTCGCCGGTGATCAGACGACGGCGCAGGAAGGAGACGACCTGGTTGGTGACCTCGACGGAGCCGTAGCAGAGGCGGCCGGCTCCCCACGGGATCTCGGTGTCGGTGTCGAGGACGGAGATGGAGGTGGTGTCACGGGCGGTGGTGGAGTACGGCGGACTGGCCTCCTCGACCAGGGCCACGGAGTCCTTCAGATCGAGGGTCTTCACCAGATACGTGCGGCCCTGGTGGAGGTGGACGGCGCCCTCGTGGACGGCGGTGTGGGAGGCGGCCTCGTCGACCGTGCCGAGAAGGCGGCCGGTGCCGGCCTCCACGATCTGGACGGGGCTGCCGCCCCCGCCCCGGATGTCGGTCAGGTCGGCGGCCCGCTCGCGGCGCGTCCAGTACCAGCCGGTGGAGCGCTTGCGCAGGAGGCCGGCGGCTTCCAGCTGGGGCAGCAGTTCGGGGACAGCCGGGCCGAAGAGGGCCAGGTCGGCCTCGGTCAGCGGGAGCTCCGCGGCGGCGGCGCACAGATGGGGGGCGAGGACGTAGGGGTTGTCGGGGTCCAGGACGGTCGACTCGACCGGCTGCCGGAAGAGCGCCTCGGGGTGGTGGACGAGGAAGGTGTCCAGCGGGTCGTCGCGGGCCACCAGGATCGCCAGGGCGCCCTCGCCCGAGCGGCCCGCCCGGCCCGCCTGCTGCCACAAGGAGGCGCGCGTGCCCGGGTAGCCGGCGATCACGACGGCGTCGAGGCCCGAGACGTCCACGCCCAGCTCCAGGGCGGTCGTGGCGGCCAGACCGAGCAGCTCGCCCGAGTGCAGGGCGCGCTCCAGGGCGCGGCGCTCCTCGGGCAGGTAGCCGCCCCGGTAGGCGGCGACCCGGCGCGCCAGGGAGCGGTCGACCTCGGCGAGGCGTTCCTGGGCGATGACCGAGATCAGCTCGGCGCCGCGCCGGGAGCGGACGAAGGCGACCGACCGGACGCCCTGGAGGGTCAGGTCGGTCAGCAGGTCGGCGGTCTCGGCGGTCGCCGTGCGGCGCACCGGGGCGCCCTGCTCGCCGTGGAGCTCGGTCAGCGGCGGCTCCCAGAGGGCGAAGACCAGCTCGCCGCGCGGTGAGGCGTCGTCGGAGACCTCCGCGACCGGCAGGCCGGTCAGGCGGCCGGCGGAGAGGGCGGGCTCGGCGGAGGTGGCCGAGGCGAGCAGGAAGACGGGATCCGCGCCGTACCGGGCGCAGACGCGGCGCAGCCGGCGCAGCACCTGGGCGACGTGGGAGCCGAAGACGCCCCGGTAGGTGTGGCACTCGTCGATCACGACGAAGCGCAGGGAGCGCAGGAAGGAGGACCACCTGGGGTGGGAGGGGAGTATGCCCCGGTGCAGCATGTCGGGGTTGGTCAGCACGTAGTTCGCGTACTGGCGGACCCATTCGCGTTCCTCGACGGGCGTGTCGCCGTCGTAGACGGCGGGCCGGATCCGGTTGCCGAGCGGGGCGGCCAGCTCGCGCACGGCACGGCGCTGGTCGGCGGCGAGGGCCTTGGTGGGGGCGAGGTACAGGGCGGTGGCGCCCCGCCCGTTGGCGGCCTCCGAGCCGTCCAGGAGCGTGGTCAGGACCGGGGCGAGATAGGCCAGCGACTTGCCCGAGGCGGTGCCGGTCGCGATCACCACGGATTCGCCGTCCAGGGCGTGCTCGGCGGCCTCGGCCTGGTGGGCCCAGGGGTGCTCGATGCCCGCCGCCTGGATCGCGCTGATGACCTCCGGCCGGATGCGATGCGGCCAGACGGCATGCCGGCCCTCTCGGGCGGGCAAGTGCTCCGTATGAGTGATGCGCGCGGCCCGGCTCTCGCCCGAGGAGAGCCGGTCGAGGACCATGCCGGGGGAGGGGCGACTGCCCGTGTCCCCGGCAGGCCGACTGGGGCGGTGATTCTTGGCCATCGGCACCGAGTGTGTCACTGGCGTGACGGACAATGCTCCCAAGGCGTCGTGCATGGCTGCTGGTAAGTGATTGAATGCCATCGCGGCTGGCGATCCGTCCCCCGACTCCGCCGGGGAGAAACGAGGGGCGACCGCTCGATAGCAAGGTGCTGGAGGATCCGTGGACCTGTCCCTGTCGACTCGCAATGTGTCCGGCCCGAGTGGCGACCGTACGGTCGTCGAGGTCGGTGGCGAGATTGATGTGTATACCGCGCCCAAGCTGCGCGAGCAGTTGGTCGAGTTGGTGAACGACGGCAGCTACCACCTGGTTGTCGACATGGAGGGCGTGGACTTCCTCGACTCGACCGGCCTCGGCGTGCTGGTGGGCGGCCTGAAGCGCGTGCGCGCGCATGAGGGCTCGCTGCGCCTGGTCTGCAACCAGGAGCGCATTCTCAAGATCTTCCGGATCACTGGTCTGACCAAGGTGTTCCCCATCCACACCACGGTCGACGAGGCCGTCAACGCCACCGACTGACGGCCGGCCGGCGTCGGAAGAAGCAGTGGAGTGCCGGGCCGACACGCCCGGTCCTCCGAGTTGCCCGCCCATACGTTCCTAGGGGGACCGCATGGCCACCGTTGAACTCCGCTTCAGCGCCCAGCCCGAGCACGTCCGCACGGCTCGCCTCGTGGCGGCCGCGGTGGCGCGCAGGGCCGGGGTCGACGAGGCGGTCCTCGACGAGGTCAGGCTCGCCGTCGGCGAGGCGTGCTCCCGTGCGGTCGGGCTGCACCGCAGCAACGGTGTCACCACCCCCGTCCGGGTCGTGCTGACCGAGGAGGAGAAGACCTTCTCCATCGAGGTCGGCGACGAGGTGCCGGGCGCGGGGGTGGCGGCGGCCGATGCCGCCGGTGTTCCCGGCGCGCGGGGCGAGGCTCCGGCCGAGGAGTTCGACGACGCCGACGGTGAGGACGAGATGGGCCTCGCGGTGATCCGCGGGCTCGTCGACGACGTCGAGGTGAGAGCCGGCG harbors:
- a CDS encoding ATP-binding protein codes for the protein MKIAFVGKGGSGKTTLSSLFIRHLAANEASVIAVDADINQHLGAALGLDETEAAALPAMGAHLPLIKEYLRGSNPRIASADTMIKTTPPGEGSRLLRVREDNPVYEACARTVRLDDGDIRLMATGPFTESDLGVACYHSKVGAVELCLNHLVDGEDEYVVVDMTAGSDSFASGMFTRFDMTFLVAEPTRKGVSVYRQYKEYARDFGVALKVVGNKVQGRDDMDFLRAEIGDDLLVTVGHSDWVRAMEKGRPARFELLEADNRMALQALQDAADDSYAHRDWERYTRQMVHFHLRNAESWGNAKTGADLAAQVDPGFVLGEALAVPQPS
- a CDS encoding oxidoreductase, giving the protein MSTHASDPLAALGSLPGVAESVDSVRKAVDRVYGHRVMRRRSNEITSEAALRGARASAALSGADWALEEVRRRTDFGGDAEARTVGAALRLGAEAGQLLSIWRQSPLRVLARLHLVAAGDSADFGDSVGRPRQAGEAVDEPLIEAPLPDPAEVAGRLDGLSELIIAGGTAPALVTAAVVHGELLALRPFTSYNGLIARAAERIVLIGSGLDPKSICPAEVGHAEQGRAAYVAAFEAYLSGTPEGMAAWIAHCGRAVVLGVRESTAVCEALQRGAA
- a CDS encoding HAD family hydrolase, whose product is MAGTYARLVKNHSLPRTAAFFDLDKTVIAKSSTLTFSKSFYQGGLINRRAVLRTAYIQFVFLVGGADHDQMERMREYLSALCKGWNVSQVKELVAETLHDLIDPIIYDEAASLIEEHHAAGRDVVIVSTSGAEVVEPIGEMLGADRVVATRMVVGDDGCFTGEVEYYAYGPTKAEAVRELAESEGYDLSRCYAYSDSATDVPMLEAVGHPYAVNPDRTLRREATARDWPILVFEKPVRLKQRLPEFRMPPRPALVAAAAVGAAAATAGLVWYANRRRRTALADRFARI
- the ssd gene encoding septum site-determining protein Ssd, whose product is MTFRTPAALRASGAETAGAGRRAGPLIVTEDLALLDDLLRLCAAAGAEPEVHHTVPERRASWADAPLVLVGDDAAARCRGAARRQGVILVGRESGELDDPGVWRRAVEIGADCVLRLPDAESWLVDRIADAAEGAGRQALTVGVIGGRGGAGASTLACALALAAARTGRRTLLVDGDPLGGGLDVLLGGERAEGRRWPDFAASKGRVAGGALEESLPSVRGLRVLSWDRGDSVLVPPDAMRAVLAAARRRGGIVVVDLPRRVDGAVTEALAQLDLGLLVVPGELRAVAAAQRVATLAGTVLRDLRAVVRGPYAPGLDEQWVADALRLPLAGELPHDPGLVAALDTGAPPGGEARAPLGRFCAQFWERALTPDGAS
- a CDS encoding TadA family conjugal transfer-associated ATPase is translated as MNAGVPAGGAGLLEAVRQRLAESGAEPTPARVAAALRAQGRLLGDAEVLGAAEALRSELIGTGPLEPLLADPAVTDVLVSAPDEVWVDRGAGLERTGVRFPDAPAVRRLAQRLAAVAGRRLDDARPWVDARLPDGTRMHAVLPPVAVGSTCLSLRVVRPRAFSVGELTAAGTVPPGGERILRALIEARVSYLISGGTGSGKTTLLSTLLGLVGERERIVLAEDSAELRPDHPHVVRLEARPANQEGAGLVTLRDLVRQALRMRPDRLVVGEVRGGEAVDLLAALNTGHEGGSGTVHANTAADVPARLEALGTAAGLDRAALHSQLGAGLSAVLHLVRDRAGRRRIAEIHVLERNREGLVVTVPALRWGADGFERERGWERLRSLIGGVSW
- a CDS encoding type II secretion system F family protein; the protein is MWRVAERERGLRRARAVVAGAGVPGAPGDLGAPGRGWPSVRALGERWWAVVRGRRAWLCLPVAVVLAFLGESPLPLVAGVLAVPLVGRRLRAAGLRKEREARADAVVALCGAVAGELRAGRQPAQALLFAVRTTGALGPGEEAEVLAAARFGGDVAQALRRAARQDGADGLAGLAACWQVAVDGGAGLAAGIDRLEAALREHRDQRERLRAQLAGAWATVTVLAVLPAVGLALGTALGARPLHVLLHTPVGLACLAVGGVLEAAGLWWAARIVRGGERA
- a CDS encoding type II secretion system F family protein, which encodes MSGLAGPEGLLGEFVHRLGVVGALAGSAAWAVWTVAAGRRERRTRKRIAALLEAGFERAGQRRRVFPPWLWSWAGPLTAAAVAWALIGGAVGLLAGIAAGWGVRRWSARRAPAAGDEGEAVRQLPLAADLLAACASAGAGPGEAAEAVGRSLGGPVGERLARTAAELRLGGEPAEVWRRFGAIPGAEGLARCLERAGSSGAPAAEAVSKHAADLRADRARKNAARAQRAQVLITAPVGLCFLPAFLAVGVAPVVIGLASGLLRP